Proteins encoded together in one Tripterygium wilfordii isolate XIE 37 chromosome 14, ASM1340144v1, whole genome shotgun sequence window:
- the LOC120014544 gene encoding rRNA-processing protein EFG1-like isoform X1 produces the protein MAHGGYGKRRVAERKKPLGRRGGVEKKSKSVSFKNQIRSIQRLLRKDLPPEVREVQEKKLEGIKKQHEIHSNLGKIFRRDLRIKFHERRKIERRIRRLEKLQRTSSGQAQDAELADQLSKLKEDLEYVRFFPKTEKYVSLFTGGDDLDIVDRRNRIRKQIKANLIGAAASGKDLEETGSEDDGLLDLSEDDFFVTGSSSDEADADDEWTDKSTREQASSTSGKAASGMSSDERNQRQISARSLMPPPRSSSNSFANSARPQSRFGPSSSKNSSIRRAQVSRSGNASNSRSGSSFRAGGSSGSRTSHSSNLSSNSDAHKPRRKRRPKKKKQQG, from the exons ATGGCTCACGGCGGGTACGGAAAGCGGCGGGTGGCGGAGCGCAAGAAACCACTGGGACGGCGAGGAGGAGTCGAGAAGAAATCGAAGTCTGTCTCCTTCAAGAATCAGATTCGTTCCATCCAGCGGTTGCTCCGGAAG GATCTTCCACCTGAAGTTAGAGAGGTGCAAGAAAAAAAGTTAGAAGGAATCAAGAAACAGCATGAGATCCACTCTAATCTGGGAAAAATATTCCGACGAGATCTAAGGATTAAGTTTCATG agagaagaaaaatagaaagaagaatAAGACGTTTGGAGAAACTACAACGCACTTCTTCTGGCCAGGCACAAGATGCAGAGCTTGCTGATCAACTCTCTAAATTGAAAGAAGATCTTGAATATGTCAGG TTTTTCCCGAAGACTGAGAAATATGTATCTTTATTTACTGGAGGTGATGACTTGGACATAGTTGACAGGAGAAACAGAATACGCAAGCAGATAAAAGCTAATTTAATTGGTGCTGCAGCCAGTGGGAAGGATTTGGAAG AGACAGGGAGTGAGGATGATGGGCTTCTTGATTTGAGTGAGGATGATTTCTTTGTAACAGGAAGCTCAAGTGATGAAGCAGATGCAGATGATGAGTGGACTGACAAGAGTACAAG GGAACAGGCTTCTAGTACTTCTGGCAAAGCAGCTTCTGGCATGTCAAGTGATGAACGAAATCAG AGGCAGATTTCTGCTAGATCTCTAATGCCTCCTCCTCGGTCATCTTCCAATTCCTTCGCAAATTCAGCACGTCCTCAATCAAGGTTTGGGCCATCATCGAGCAAAAATTCCTCAATACGTAGGGCACAAGTTTCTAGATCTGGCAATGCTTCAAATAGCAGATCCGGGTCTTCCTTTAGAGCAGGTGGTTCTTCAGGTTCAAGGACAAGTCACAGTAGTAATCTAAGTTCCAACTCTGATGCCCACAAACCACGAAGGAAGAGGAggccaaagaagaagaaacaacag GGATGA
- the LOC120014544 gene encoding rRNA-processing protein EFG1-like isoform X2, producing MAHGGYGKRRVAERKKPLGRRGGVEKKSKSVSFKNQIRSIQRLLRKDLPPEVREVQEKKLEGIKKQHEIHSNLGKIFRRDLRIKFHERRKIERRIRRLEKLQRTSSGQAQDAELADQLSKLKEDLEYVRFFPKTEKYVSLFTGGDDLDIVDRRNRIRKQIKANLIGAAASGKDLEETGSEDDGLLDLSEDDFFVTGSSSDEADADDEWTDKSTREQASSTSGKAASGMSSDERNQISARSLMPPPRSSSNSFANSARPQSRFGPSSSKNSSIRRAQVSRSGNASNSRSGSSFRAGGSSGSRTSHSSNLSSNSDAHKPRRKRRPKKKKQQG from the exons ATGGCTCACGGCGGGTACGGAAAGCGGCGGGTGGCGGAGCGCAAGAAACCACTGGGACGGCGAGGAGGAGTCGAGAAGAAATCGAAGTCTGTCTCCTTCAAGAATCAGATTCGTTCCATCCAGCGGTTGCTCCGGAAG GATCTTCCACCTGAAGTTAGAGAGGTGCAAGAAAAAAAGTTAGAAGGAATCAAGAAACAGCATGAGATCCACTCTAATCTGGGAAAAATATTCCGACGAGATCTAAGGATTAAGTTTCATG agagaagaaaaatagaaagaagaatAAGACGTTTGGAGAAACTACAACGCACTTCTTCTGGCCAGGCACAAGATGCAGAGCTTGCTGATCAACTCTCTAAATTGAAAGAAGATCTTGAATATGTCAGG TTTTTCCCGAAGACTGAGAAATATGTATCTTTATTTACTGGAGGTGATGACTTGGACATAGTTGACAGGAGAAACAGAATACGCAAGCAGATAAAAGCTAATTTAATTGGTGCTGCAGCCAGTGGGAAGGATTTGGAAG AGACAGGGAGTGAGGATGATGGGCTTCTTGATTTGAGTGAGGATGATTTCTTTGTAACAGGAAGCTCAAGTGATGAAGCAGATGCAGATGATGAGTGGACTGACAAGAGTACAAG GGAACAGGCTTCTAGTACTTCTGGCAAAGCAGCTTCTGGCATGTCAAGTGATGAACGAAATCAG ATTTCTGCTAGATCTCTAATGCCTCCTCCTCGGTCATCTTCCAATTCCTTCGCAAATTCAGCACGTCCTCAATCAAGGTTTGGGCCATCATCGAGCAAAAATTCCTCAATACGTAGGGCACAAGTTTCTAGATCTGGCAATGCTTCAAATAGCAGATCCGGGTCTTCCTTTAGAGCAGGTGGTTCTTCAGGTTCAAGGACAAGTCACAGTAGTAATCTAAGTTCCAACTCTGATGCCCACAAACCACGAAGGAAGAGGAggccaaagaagaagaaacaacag GGATGA